Proteins encoded together in one Impatiens glandulifera chromosome 1, dImpGla2.1, whole genome shotgun sequence window:
- the LOC124921159 gene encoding tRNA(His) guanylyltransferase 1-like, translating into MANSKYEYVKSFEVEDEVMLPNIIVVRINNCNICRLSDVHELEKPNDERLLNLMNSCAISVLEEFSDIVFSYGYGDEHSFVFKKSTKFYQRRSSKILSLIVSFFTTLYVTKWKEYFPDKDLQYPPSFESRVISCASSEVVQMYLAWRQIECHESNQYNTCLWMLIKCGKKENDAREALKGTQKQGKHELLFKQFGVNYKNLPSMFRQGSCILKTEVEDIVKYNDSGVPVKRLRKKVILVHSGQIASSSFWNGHTYLCKEVGEFGKSITKLDPDYIKSFQFENKMMLSTWIVVRIDGVHFHRFCDAHQFEKPNDEQALNLMNACASSVLEEFQDIVFSYGVSDEYSFVFKKDSQFYQRHASGIVSVIVSFFSSMYIMKWREHFPKKELKCLPYFDGRAVCYPSTGILKDYLTWRQVDCHINNQYNTCFWMLVKSGMSKRESQEYLKGSQTNQKNELLIQKFGIDYKKLPAMFRLGSSVFWDKEENIIAGKSRKIVVVDCCNIIDESFWDEHATILA; encoded by the exons ATGGCAAACAGCAAGTATGAGTATGTGAAATcctttgaagttgaagatgaggTGATGCTACCCAACATAATTGTTGTACGAATCAACAACTGCAATATTTGCAG ATTATCTGATGTTCATGAACTTGAGAAACCTAATGATGAGAGACTTCTAAACTTAATGAATTCATGTGCAATTTCTGTTTTGGAAGAGTTTTCGGACATAGTCTTCTCATACGGATATGGCGACGAGCATAG TTTTGTCTTCAAGAAGTCAACCAAATTTTACCAAAGACGTTCCAG CAAAATCTTGTCCCTTATTGTATCGTTTTTCACCACTTTATACGTCACAAAATGGAAGGAGTACTTCCCTGACAAGGATTTGCAATATCCCCCTTCATTTGAATCTCGAGTCATCAGCTGTGCATCATCTGAGGTTGTCCAAATGTATCTTGCATGGAGACAGATTGAAT GTCATGAGAGTAATCAATATAATACTTGTTTATGGATGCTCATTAAAtgtgggaagaaagaaaatgatgccAGAGAAGCTTTAAAG GGAACCCAGAAACAAGGGAAACATGAGCTGCTTTTCAAGCAATTTGGTGTCAATTACAAGAACCTTCCATCGATGTTTCGGCAAGGATCGTGTATTTTGAAAACAGAG GTGGAagatattgtaaaatataatgaTAGTGGCGTTCCTGTTAAAAGACTGCGTAAAAAGGTGATACTGGTCCATTCAGGACAAATAGCTTCCAGCAGCTTCTGGAATGGGCATACATATCTATGTAAAGAAGTAGGAGAGTTTGGTAAAAGCATCACCAAATTGGATCCAGACTATATCAAGTCCTTCCAATTTGAGAACAAGATGATGCTTTCAACTTGGATTGTTGTTAGAATTGATGGTGTCCACTTTCACAG GTTTTGTGATGCTCATCAATTTGAGAAACCAAACGATGAGCAGGCCTTGAATCTTATGAATGCATGTGCTTCATCTGTGTTGGAAGAGTTCCAGGATATTGTCTTCTCATATGGAGTAAGCGACGAGTACAG CTTTGTTTTCAAGAAGGATTCACAGTTCTATCAGAGGCATGCCAGTGGAATAGTATCTGTCATCGTTTCGTTCTTCTCTTCCATGTATATAATGAAATGGAGAGAACATTTCCCTAAGAAAGAGTTGAAATGTCTACCATATTTTGATGGAAGGGCGGTATGTTATCCATCAACAGGGATACTTAAAGATTATTTAACATGGAGACAAGTTGATT GCCACATTAACAATCAGTATAACACTTGTTTTTGGATGCTTGTTAAGTCTGGGATGAGCAAGAGGGAATCTCAAGAATATTTAAAG GGCTCACAAACTAATCAGAAGAATGAATTACTAATCCAAAAATTTGGTATTGACTATAAGAAATTACCAGCTATGTTCCGTCTTGGATCCTCTGTCTTCTGGGACAAG GAAGAGAATATTATTGCAGGAAAATCAAGGAAGATAGTTGTGGTTGATTGTTGCAATATAATTGATGAGAGCTTCTGGGATGAACACGCAACAATTCTTGCTTAA
- the LOC124921160 gene encoding protein RESTRICTED TEV MOVEMENT 2 has protein sequence MAGNRSYQDFEPVTEWKRGNESDTLLLYLPEFKKDQLRVQISSSGTLRISGERPIGGNKWTRFTKELSASSNCDTNKLTAKFQAGILSVRQPKRITPTENKPTAGSSEPKPKQDQPQPPQQTTPTELHKVGQPKPQKASQETAQSAKNQSDEPLKQETAKINTSLEKDKEPRITFGDLAKKETDADKVQETSGAKEENGKENEKAGKNKNRDDEVAENGNKKSLVNLGNQNRWISLVLVVLFSILVGLYLKNGKFFEGFEN, from the exons ATGGCAGGAAATCGCAGCTACCAGGACTTTGAGCCCGTGACAGAATGGAAACGTGGAAATGAAAGCGACACACTCCTCCTATACCTGCCTG AGTTCAAAAAAGATCAGCTGAGAGTTCAAATCAGTAGTTCTGGAACATTGAGGATTAGTGGAGAGCGTCCTATTGGAGGAAACAAATGGACCCGGTTCACTAAAGAATTGTCTGCCTCCTCTAACTGCGACACCAATAAACTAACCGCAAAGTTTCAAGCTGGAATACTCTCTGTAAGGCAACCGAAAAGAATCACTCCAACTGAGAATAAACCAACTGCTGGAAGTAGCGAGCCAAAGCCCAAACAAGATCAACCGCAACCACCACAGCAGACGACCCCAACAGAGCTGCATAAAGTTGGTCAACCAAAACCTCAGAAAGCAAGCCAAGAAACTGCTCAATCCGCAAAAAACCAAAGTGATGAACCATTAAAACAAGAAACTGCCAAAATTAACACTAGTTTGGAAAAGGATAAAGAGCCCAGAATTACTTTTGGGGATTTGGCAAAGAAAGAAACGGATGCTGACAAGGTTCAAGAAACGAGTGGTGCTAAAGAAGAGAATGGTAAGGAAAACGAGAAAGCTGGAAAGAACAAAAACAGAGACGACGAAGTTGCTGAGAATGGGAATAAGAAGAGCTTGGTTAACCTTGGGAATCAGAATAGATGGATAAGCCTGGTTCTGGTTGTTCTATTTTCTATCTTGGTTGGGCTTTATCTTAAGAATGGCAAGTTCTTTGAAgggtttgaaaattaa